The Rhopalosiphum maidis isolate BTI-1 chromosome 1, ASM367621v3, whole genome shotgun sequence genome has a segment encoding these proteins:
- the LOC113549580 gene encoding interferon-inducible double-stranded RNA-dependent protein kinase activator A homolog B-like — MCADSNGFLPFSVKDDSSSQSEISLNPVGSLQELCMARRCPFPNYTFPVDKLKKHKAEFRVVCSISIYKCSGTGISKQVAKNQAAYLMYKQIEKLTSEDFKQIWKNEYEYKDEIHNDPSLIQHHELPHSIKFTKLALSHESVTHLKSFFDSGAPKITHLQKIKKNSTASDTLNTILKIEDITLKCLTVSFNSGKVEVMMQVNTIPVIVISGSGKSVSDAQESAARVILSYFKSKLNIQ, encoded by the exons ATGTGTGCCGATAGTAATGGTTTTCTGCCATTCTCAGTAAA agaCGATAGTAGTTCACAGTCTGAGATCAGTTTAAATCCTGTTGGTTCCCTGCAGGAATTATGTATGGCCCGCCGTTGTCCATTTCCCAATTACACTTTTCCTGTTGACAAATTAAAGAAACACAAAGCAGAGTTTAGAGTTGTGTGTTCCATATCAATTTACAAATGCtcag gCACAGGTATATCTAAGCAAGTAGCTAAAAATCAAGCGGCTTACCTAATGTATAagcaaatagaaaaattaacatcagaagattttaaacaaatttggaaaaatgaatatgaatataaagatGAAATTCATAACGATCCAAGCTTAATACAGCACCATGAGCTTCCGCACagcattaaatttactaaattagcTTTATCTCATGAATCAGTGACTCATTTGAAATCTTTTTTTGATTCAGGTGCACCtaaaataacacatttacaaaaaataaag aaaaaCTCAACAGCTTCTGATactttgaatacaattttaaaaatagaagatattactttaaaatgtttgacagTCTCTTTCAATTCtg GTAAAGTGGAAGTTATGATGCAGGTTAATACAATTCCAGTAATTGTGATTTCAGGATCTGGAAAAAGTGTATCTGATGCTCAAGAATCTGCTGCTCGTGTTATTTTGTCATACTTCAAATCTAAACTTAATATTCAGtaa